In Halovivax gelatinilyticus, the following are encoded in one genomic region:
- a CDS encoding PQQ-binding-like beta-propeller repeat protein: MPSRRALLASVGVGTAAATAVGLTRSVDHRPVAPDALESTPYDWPVSRYDAAGTGYNPAAVGPKTKPTVAWEADLPDRRPMTPILLGETLFVTGHDSVVAFDARTGERRFARGGSFRSSPARAETDVYRTDTLAVANADGLSGLSTSGGFGTEDVSFGFERWRALPSESDSLFDHGREAFDPVAVDDVVFVADATADRLVAVDANDGRVRWEYTSEDPFVSPAHRPVVRDGIVYLATSLRSVHAVDAASGELLWEWEQADPIWDLRPPTATGSGVVVPARGAVALVDEGEAIWTYEHGGNATGGAAAVADGTVVISDGDGHLLGLDLETGDSIWTTEYGPQVDPVVADDVVYVAYDWLPEVVAFDLETGEERWTVETIYSPAQPIVGDDVLYVAGHETVIALEER; the protein is encoded by the coding sequence ATGCCCTCCAGACGCGCCCTCCTCGCCAGCGTTGGGGTCGGGACCGCCGCCGCCACCGCCGTCGGCCTCACCCGTTCAGTTGACCATCGTCCGGTGGCGCCCGACGCGCTGGAATCGACCCCGTACGACTGGCCGGTGTCCAGATACGACGCGGCGGGGACGGGATACAATCCTGCGGCGGTGGGGCCGAAAACGAAGCCGACGGTGGCGTGGGAGGCGGATCTGCCCGACCGCCGACCGATGACGCCGATCCTGCTCGGCGAGACGCTGTTCGTCACGGGCCACGATTCGGTCGTCGCGTTCGATGCCCGCACCGGAGAACGGCGGTTCGCGCGGGGTGGATCGTTCCGATCGTCCCCGGCGCGCGCCGAAACCGACGTCTATCGGACCGACACGCTCGCTGTCGCCAATGCAGACGGTCTCTCTGGGCTAAGCACCAGCGGCGGATTCGGGACGGAGGACGTCTCGTTCGGGTTCGAACGCTGGCGCGCCCTGCCGTCCGAGTCGGACTCGCTTTTCGACCACGGTCGTGAAGCGTTCGACCCGGTCGCCGTCGATGACGTCGTTTTCGTGGCGGACGCGACCGCGGATCGACTCGTCGCGGTGGATGCGAACGACGGCCGCGTCCGCTGGGAGTACACATCGGAGGATCCGTTCGTTTCGCCCGCACACCGCCCCGTCGTCCGCGACGGGATCGTCTACCTCGCGACGAGTCTTCGATCGGTACACGCCGTAGACGCGGCGTCAGGCGAGTTGCTGTGGGAGTGGGAGCAGGCCGATCCGATCTGGGATCTTCGTCCACCGACGGCGACCGGTTCGGGCGTCGTCGTCCCGGCGAGGGGTGCCGTGGCCCTCGTCGACGAGGGTGAGGCGATCTGGACGTACGAGCACGGTGGGAACGCGACCGGCGGTGCGGCCGCCGTCGCCGACGGCACCGTCGTCATCTCCGACGGCGACGGCCACCTCCTCGGTCTCGATCTGGAGACCGGTGACTCGATATGGACGACCGAGTACGGCCCGCAGGTGGATCCGGTCGTCGCCGACGACGTCGTGTACGTCGCCTACGACTGGCTCCCGGAGGTCGTCGCCTTCGACCTCGAAACCGGTGAGGAGCGCTGGACGGTGGAGACGATTTACAGTCCGGCACAGCCGATCGTCGGCGACGACGTCCTGTACGTCGCGGGTCATGAGACGGTGATCGCTCTGGAGGAACGATGA
- a CDS encoding 30S ribosomal protein S24e has protein sequence MDVDIIEEVENPMLHRTDVTFELHHDDATPSRLQVRDSLAAKLNKDANEVVVRKLDTKFGMRKTVGTAKVYETAEAATDVEQDHMLDRNKIGADAEGEEPEPEEA, from the coding sequence ATGGACGTCGACATCATCGAGGAAGTCGAGAATCCGATGTTGCATCGTACGGACGTTACGTTCGAACTACACCACGACGACGCGACCCCCTCGCGACTGCAAGTGCGCGATAGCCTCGCTGCGAAGCTGAACAAGGACGCGAACGAGGTCGTCGTTCGCAAGCTGGACACCAAATTCGGCATGCGAAAGACGGTCGGCACGGCGAAGGTCTACGAGACCGCCGAGGCCGCCACGGATGTCGAACAGGACCACATGCTCGATCGTAACAAGATCGGCGCCGACGCCGAGGGAGAAGAACCCGAGCCGGAGGAAGCCTGA
- a CDS encoding 30S ribosomal protein S27ae — MAHYELYDDDGSVDREQCPRCGDAFLADHGDRTHCGKCGYTEWE, encoded by the coding sequence ATGGCACACTACGAACTCTACGACGACGACGGCAGCGTCGATCGCGAACAGTGTCCCCGCTGTGGCGACGCCTTCCTCGCCGACCACGGCGACCGCACCCACTGCGGCAAGTGCGGCTACACCGAGTGGGAGTAA
- a CDS encoding bifunctional N(6)-L-threonylcarbamoyladenine synthase/serine/threonine protein kinase: MSRELRVLGIEGTAWAASAAVYDCATDSTFIESDAYQPESGGIHPREAAEHMHDAIPRVVERALAYARELATDDPSTDAPVDAVAFSRGPGLGPCLRIVATAARALAQTLSVPLVGVNHMVAHLEIGRHAADFDDPVCLNASGANAHLLAYRNGRYRVLGETMDTGVGNAIDKFTRHVGWSHPGGPKVEAAATDGEYVELPYVVKGMDFSFSGIMSAAKAAYDDGTPIEDVCFSLQETIFAMLTEVSERALSLTGSDELVLGGGVGQNVRLREMLATMCDERDAAFFAPESTFLRDNAGMIAVLGAKMYEAGQTLPIEQSRVDPDFRPDEVDVTWRQGDGRPSSEPEPAERVVDGAEAVVTVDREAGRVTKRRVAKPYRHPALDERLRRERTAIEARLTSQARRVGVPTPVIADVDPYAGTIEFEFVGERDLRDGLTVDRVRDVGRHLAAIHDAGFVHGDPTTRNVRVDGDAEVGEITSDRTSLIDFGLGYHTDHVEDYAMDLHVFDQSLVGTASEPEPLREAFLEAYRAAGSETVLDRLREVEGRGRYVGG; the protein is encoded by the coding sequence GTGAGTCGTGAGCTTCGCGTCCTCGGAATCGAGGGCACGGCCTGGGCGGCCAGCGCCGCCGTCTACGATTGCGCGACCGATTCTACGTTCATAGAGAGCGACGCCTACCAGCCCGAAAGCGGCGGCATTCACCCCCGCGAGGCCGCAGAGCACATGCACGACGCGATTCCCAGGGTGGTAGAGCGTGCGCTCGCGTACGCGCGAGAGCTCGCAACGGACGACCCCTCGACGGACGCGCCGGTCGACGCCGTCGCGTTCTCGCGCGGTCCGGGCCTCGGGCCCTGTCTGCGAATCGTCGCGACGGCCGCCAGAGCGCTCGCCCAGACGCTCTCGGTCCCGCTGGTCGGCGTCAACCACATGGTCGCCCACCTGGAGATCGGCCGCCACGCCGCCGACTTCGACGATCCGGTCTGTCTGAACGCGAGCGGGGCGAACGCCCACCTGCTCGCCTACCGAAACGGCCGCTACCGCGTCCTCGGCGAGACGATGGACACCGGCGTCGGCAACGCGATCGATAAGTTCACCCGACACGTCGGCTGGTCTCACCCCGGCGGCCCGAAAGTCGAGGCGGCCGCAACGGACGGCGAGTACGTCGAGCTACCCTACGTCGTCAAGGGAATGGACTTCTCGTTTTCGGGAATTATGTCGGCGGCGAAGGCCGCCTACGACGACGGGACGCCCATCGAGGACGTCTGCTTCTCGCTTCAGGAGACCATCTTCGCAATGCTGACGGAGGTCTCAGAGCGAGCCCTGTCGCTGACGGGAAGCGACGAACTCGTCCTCGGCGGGGGCGTGGGCCAGAACGTCCGGCTCCGGGAGATGCTCGCGACGATGTGTGACGAACGGGACGCCGCGTTTTTCGCGCCCGAGTCGACATTCCTCCGGGACAACGCCGGCATGATCGCCGTGTTGGGCGCGAAGATGTACGAAGCCGGCCAGACGCTCCCGATCGAGCAGTCGCGAGTGGATCCGGATTTCCGCCCGGACGAGGTGGACGTAACCTGGCGCCAGGGGGACGGACGGCCCTCCAGCGAGCCGGAACCGGCCGAACGGGTCGTTGACGGCGCCGAGGCCGTCGTGACGGTCGACCGCGAGGCCGGACGCGTCACGAAACGACGCGTGGCGAAACCCTACCGTCACCCCGCCCTCGACGAGCGACTTCGCCGGGAGCGGACGGCGATCGAAGCGCGACTGACGAGCCAGGCCCGACGCGTCGGCGTGCCGACGCCGGTCATCGCGGACGTCGACCCCTACGCCGGAACGATCGAATTCGAATTCGTCGGGGAGCGCGATCTGCGCGACGGGCTCACCGTCGACCGCGTCCGCGACGTGGGCCGGCACCTGGCGGCGATCCACGACGCCGGCTTCGTCCACGGCGATCCGACGACGCGAAACGTCCGCGTCGACGGAGACGCCGAGGTCGGCGAAATCACGTCGGATCGCACCTCTCTCATCGACTTCGGCCTGGGCTATCACACCGACCACGTCGAAGATTACGCGATGGATCTGCACGTCTTCGACCAGAGCCTCGTGGGGACGGCGAGCGAGCCCGAACCCCTCCGCGAGGCGTTTCTCGAAGCTTATCGCGCGGCCGGCTCGGAGACGGTACTGGATCGGCTCCGCGAGGTCGAGGGCCGCGGCCGCTACGTCGGCGGGTGA
- a CDS encoding DUF5808 domain-containing protein, protein MADKPTSGEILGIPYNFDRPSIGRMLSSYWQPGKGMLVEKPFGVGYTLNLANWRSWLVVGVAAVLLWQESTDTGADETEDSGEPVEVLVDDE, encoded by the coding sequence ATGGCAGACAAACCGACTTCCGGAGAGATTCTCGGGATTCCGTACAACTTCGATCGACCGAGCATCGGGCGCATGCTCTCGTCGTACTGGCAGCCGGGCAAGGGGATGCTCGTCGAGAAGCCGTTCGGCGTCGGCTACACGCTCAATCTCGCCAACTGGCGCTCGTGGCTGGTCGTCGGCGTCGCCGCCGTCTTGCTCTGGCAGGAGAGTACCGACACCGGCGCCGACGAGACGGAAGACTCGGGCGAGCCGGTCGAAGTACTCGTCGACGACGAGTGA
- a CDS encoding DUF7344 domain-containing protein: MDKNRERRVRDLQQIDDISSSTERSSPLSPDRLLSAVANEHRRAILNSLTSTSEKTLTHDALVDRVADRVRDKDAERKSDEHRRRVRIALHHTHLPKLEELRIIDCETEAGLVQFIGGELERDLLTLFEPYDAYE, translated from the coding sequence ATGGATAAGAACCGAGAGCGAAGAGTACGTGATCTACAACAGATCGACGATATTTCCAGTTCAACGGAACGATCGAGCCCTCTTTCCCCCGATAGGCTTCTATCGGCAGTAGCGAACGAACACCGACGGGCCATCCTCAACTCACTGACTAGCACATCGGAGAAGACACTAACACACGATGCGCTCGTAGACCGGGTTGCAGACAGGGTTCGAGACAAAGACGCTGAGCGAAAATCCGATGAGCATCGCCGACGCGTCCGCATCGCGCTTCACCATACCCATCTCCCAAAACTGGAGGAGCTCCGGATAATCGACTGCGAGACCGAGGCGGGGCTCGTCCAGTTTATTGGCGGTGAACTGGAACGGGATCTCCTGACACTTTTCGAGCCGTACGACGCATACGAGTGA
- a CDS encoding helix-turn-helix domain-containing protein, translating to MSVITEVRIPPDDFELGQILSLDEASAIELETLVPSGDATVPLFWVYEPVGDGFLEAVERYPTVNSVTEMEVFGDRTLFRLDWDASQDHLFQCILNHEGQILSATGTSEGWDFELRFPHRKALSRAQACCEETHISLELIRVYNPTDPGAGPWYGLSEPQREALMLAVRMGYYDIPRGCTTEELAAELEISDQAVTERLRRAIGAFVRHTLLTPEPEP from the coding sequence ATGAGTGTGATAACGGAAGTCCGAATACCGCCCGACGATTTCGAACTCGGGCAGATTCTCAGTCTCGACGAGGCGTCGGCCATCGAGCTCGAAACGCTCGTCCCGAGTGGTGATGCTACCGTACCGCTCTTCTGGGTCTACGAACCGGTCGGAGACGGGTTTCTCGAAGCCGTCGAACGCTATCCAACGGTCAACAGCGTAACGGAGATGGAAGTGTTCGGAGATCGAACGCTGTTCAGGCTGGATTGGGATGCGAGCCAGGATCATCTCTTTCAATGCATCTTGAACCACGAGGGGCAGATATTGAGCGCGACCGGAACGTCAGAAGGATGGGATTTCGAGCTGCGATTTCCCCACCGTAAGGCCTTGTCTCGGGCTCAAGCCTGTTGTGAGGAGACACACATATCCCTGGAGCTCATTCGGGTGTACAATCCCACGGACCCAGGCGCTGGTCCGTGGTACGGCCTGAGCGAGCCACAACGAGAAGCCCTCATGCTTGCTGTTCGGATGGGATACTACGACATTCCACGAGGCTGTACGACCGAGGAGCTCGCGGCCGAACTCGAGATTTCCGATCAAGCGGTGACCGAACGGCTGCGGCGTGCCATCGGTGCGTTCGTCAGGCATACACTGCTCACCCCCGAACCAGAGCCATAA
- a CDS encoding helix-turn-helix domain-containing protein, translating to MATEMAFTVPAEDFPLGSIFENVPGVTVELERLIPHETLTNPYFWVRGAETGEIETEFEPHEGVADIRLVDHIEDEYLLRAEWVREYDGLLTALSETNLTVLSGVGTVDGWRFEVRGDTQEAIAEFRTHYQESSISIDISMVHALLPIQGDSFELTETQREALVLAYERGYFDTPRESSLEVIAAEIGITQQSLSSRLRRGHRRLISETLTTP from the coding sequence ATGGCAACTGAGATGGCATTCACCGTCCCAGCCGAGGACTTTCCGCTGGGAAGTATTTTCGAGAACGTACCTGGAGTGACGGTCGAGTTGGAGCGACTCATTCCACACGAGACGCTGACAAATCCGTACTTCTGGGTGCGTGGCGCAGAAACTGGGGAGATCGAAACCGAGTTCGAACCACACGAGGGCGTGGCGGACATCCGACTGGTCGATCACATCGAAGACGAGTATCTCTTGCGCGCTGAGTGGGTTCGAGAATACGACGGGCTGTTGACTGCGCTGTCAGAGACGAATCTAACCGTTCTCTCGGGGGTCGGAACAGTTGACGGGTGGCGCTTCGAGGTCCGCGGGGACACTCAAGAAGCAATCGCTGAATTTCGGACTCACTACCAGGAAAGTAGTATTTCAATCGACATTTCGATGGTCCACGCATTGCTCCCGATTCAAGGAGATAGCTTCGAGTTGACCGAAACCCAGCGAGAGGCACTGGTATTGGCCTACGAGCGTGGCTACTTCGATACGCCACGCGAGTCGTCGCTCGAAGTGATCGCTGCTGAGATCGGTATTACCCAGCAGTCGCTGTCTTCTCGGCTCCGACGCGGGCATCGACGCCTCATCAGTGAGACACTCACCACCCCGTAG
- a CDS encoding helix-turn-helix domain-containing protein — MATVMEFTSPAEEFPLGSIFENLPGVTVELERLIPHETLIIPYFWVRGSETGDIEAEFESHEGVTDIRLVDSIEDEYLMRAEWMQEYFGILSALAKANVVVLSGIGTKDEWRFEVRSESQEAIAEFREYCLENDIPIEITAVHAMLPIQGEGYELTETQREALVLAYERGYFDTPREASLEEIAADLDITQQSLSSRLRRGHRRLIGATLASSS, encoded by the coding sequence ATGGCGACCGTCATGGAATTTACGAGTCCGGCAGAAGAGTTTCCACTGGGCAGCATCTTCGAGAATTTGCCTGGCGTGACGGTCGAGTTGGAACGACTGATCCCCCACGAAACGCTGATCATCCCGTACTTCTGGGTGCGTGGTTCAGAAACGGGGGACATCGAAGCCGAATTCGAGTCACACGAGGGCGTGACGGACATCCGACTGGTCGATAGCATCGAAGACGAGTACCTGATGCGCGCAGAGTGGATGCAAGAATACTTCGGCATTCTGAGTGCACTGGCCAAAGCCAATGTTGTCGTACTCTCTGGGATCGGAACGAAAGACGAGTGGCGATTCGAGGTGCGCAGCGAAAGTCAGGAAGCGATCGCAGAGTTTCGAGAGTACTGTCTGGAAAACGACATCCCGATCGAGATCACCGCTGTCCACGCCATGCTTCCAATCCAGGGGGAGGGATACGAGCTGACCGAAACCCAGCGTGAAGCACTGGTATTGGCCTACGAGCGTGGCTACTTCGACACGCCACGCGAGGCGTCGCTCGAAGAGATCGCAGCCGATCTCGACATCACCCAGCAATCGCTTTCCTCACGACTCCGCCGCGGGCATCGACGCCTCATTGGAGCGACCCTCGCTAGTTCGTCGTGA
- a CDS encoding HalOD1 output domain-containing protein, with product MNTMVAGVGVEEIEYHQETGTVRTQFDGAKTPASTAVVATLADVMDADPVELDPLYSTVDPEALDALVRVRNETDGDIHSTFIHEDHAITVYSYGVITVTPGHEPAAEKYGRNVGR from the coding sequence ATGAACACGATGGTGGCTGGGGTTGGCGTAGAAGAGATCGAGTATCATCAGGAAACTGGGACTGTTCGGACGCAGTTCGATGGAGCGAAGACCCCCGCAAGCACGGCTGTTGTCGCAACGCTGGCGGACGTGATGGACGCAGATCCGGTAGAACTGGACCCGTTGTATTCTACTGTCGACCCAGAGGCGTTAGATGCGCTCGTCCGCGTCCGAAACGAAACGGATGGGGATATCCACTCCACATTCATCCACGAGGATCACGCGATAACCGTCTACAGCTACGGCGTGATCACCGTCACACCAGGGCACGAGCCTGCCGCGGAAAAGTACGGGAGGAACGTGGGAAGATGA
- a CDS encoding NADH-quinone oxidoreductase subunit D yields the protein MSEPPAPDSSSDRLPTRTDGGSLLTETDTDPTDEWEALLGEYVLDRDDHLNAPAVVARPDEVRAVLERCKTDAGLDHCACVTAQAADDRYETIYHLRSYADPTRELSVVVPVPVCDPRSQSAAPVYPTANWHEREAYDLLGIEYEGHPDLRRILLPETWQGHPLAPDYDRDQPQIVRFAEHENPFAGDERGQRTMVLNVGPHHPSTHGVLHVRTVLDGETVVDVDPDIGYIHRCEEQLCQSCTYRHQIMPYPDRWDWVSSGLLNEWAYARTTEDLADIEVPEYARVIRTMGAELSRMASHFIALGTYALDVVGEFTAAFQYAMRDRELILDLLERLTGQRVMFNYLRLGGVAWDLPEPRDEFVEAARTLLDELPEKLDEYHELLTSNEIFQLRTVGRGVLDAQTAREYGCTGPVARASGVDYDLRRDDPYGLYPDLEWDVVTESDGDNYSRLLVRMSEVEQSARIVRQCLDRLEDWPADDREVQSAVPRTLKPPADAELYRAVEAAKGELGIYIRSDGSQKPARFKIRGPSFSNLSALPELVRGEYVADLIAAIGSLDCIMGEVDR from the coding sequence ATGTCCGAACCACCTGCACCCGATTCGTCGTCCGACCGGCTTCCGACGAGAACCGATGGTGGGTCACTTCTCACTGAGACAGACACAGACCCGACCGACGAGTGGGAGGCCCTGCTCGGCGAGTACGTTCTCGACCGCGACGACCACCTGAACGCCCCGGCGGTCGTCGCCCGGCCCGACGAGGTACGGGCCGTCCTCGAACGCTGCAAGACCGACGCCGGTCTCGATCACTGCGCCTGCGTCACCGCCCAGGCCGCCGACGACCGCTACGAGACGATCTACCACCTGCGGAGCTACGCCGACCCCACCCGCGAACTGAGCGTCGTGGTTCCCGTTCCCGTCTGCGACCCGCGGAGCCAGTCGGCCGCGCCGGTCTACCCGACCGCGAACTGGCACGAACGCGAGGCCTACGACCTCCTCGGCATAGAGTACGAGGGCCACCCCGATCTCCGGCGCATCCTCCTTCCCGAGACCTGGCAGGGCCATCCGCTCGCTCCCGATTACGATCGAGATCAGCCCCAGATCGTCCGGTTCGCCGAACACGAAAACCCGTTCGCCGGCGACGAGCGCGGGCAGCGTACGATGGTTCTCAACGTCGGTCCGCACCACCCCTCGACCCACGGGGTCCTCCACGTCAGGACCGTCCTCGACGGCGAGACCGTCGTCGATGTCGACCCGGATATCGGCTACATCCACCGCTGTGAGGAGCAACTCTGTCAATCCTGTACGTACCGCCACCAGATCATGCCCTACCCCGACCGCTGGGACTGGGTTTCCTCCGGCCTGCTCAACGAGTGGGCCTACGCCCGCACGACCGAGGACCTGGCGGACATCGAGGTGCCGGAATACGCGCGTGTCATCCGAACGATGGGCGCCGAACTCTCGCGGATGGCGTCGCACTTCATCGCGCTCGGCACGTACGCGCTCGACGTCGTCGGCGAGTTCACCGCCGCGTTCCAGTACGCCATGCGCGACCGGGAACTAATTCTCGACCTCTTAGAGCGCCTCACCGGCCAGCGCGTGATGTTCAACTACCTGCGACTCGGCGGCGTCGCCTGGGACTTGCCCGAACCCCGCGACGAATTCGTCGAGGCGGCGCGAACCCTCCTCGACGAACTCCCCGAGAAACTCGACGAGTACCACGAACTGCTCACGAGTAACGAGATCTTCCAATTGCGAACCGTCGGTCGCGGCGTTCTCGACGCTCAGACCGCCCGGGAATACGGCTGCACCGGTCCCGTCGCCCGCGCCTCGGGCGTCGACTACGACCTCCGCCGGGACGACCCGTACGGGCTGTACCCCGACCTCGAGTGGGACGTCGTCACCGAGTCCGACGGTGACAACTACAGCCGTCTCCTCGTCAGGATGAGCGAAGTCGAACAATCGGCCCGGATCGTCCGCCAGTGTCTCGATCGACTCGAAGACTGGCCGGCCGACGACCGCGAGGTCCAGTCCGCCGTTCCGCGGACGCTAAAGCCGCCCGCCGACGCCGAACTCTACCGCGCCGTCGAGGCCGCGAAGGGCGAACTCGGCATCTACATCCGCTCTGACGGCTCGCAGAAACCCGCTCGCTTCAAAATCCGCGGCCCGTCGTTCTCGAACCTCTCGGCGCTGCCCGAACTCGTCCGCGGCGAGTACGTCGCCGATCTGATAGCCGCGATCGGTAGTCTCGACTGCATCATGGGCGAGGTCGACCGGTGA
- a CDS encoding helix-turn-helix domain-containing protein: MTVGTATDSALGLAGEVIYTQGGQYRAMKAVRLTLAHSSETIHPMHRFVAECDEIGRYRMVSQNHRPDEVVMLFHVEGDRETYEAAIRARADDVVSVSITDGAGDAFFVTVRSTGTEVGDRLIDAFTTRSLVTVPPVEYRSDWTIRFGAIGEPDDLRAAIDAVPDGIDVRIDRIGEYDAGGPGPALTARQREVLRVAREHGYFEVPRETDVETVAEAVGCAPGTAAEHLRKAERAVIEALDLG; the protein is encoded by the coding sequence GTGACCGTTGGAACTGCCACCGACTCGGCGTTGGGCCTCGCTGGCGAGGTGATATATACGCAGGGCGGACAGTATCGAGCGATGAAAGCCGTCCGCCTCACCCTCGCGCACAGCTCGGAGACGATCCACCCGATGCACCGCTTCGTCGCCGAGTGCGACGAGATCGGTCGCTACCGGATGGTGAGCCAGAATCACCGCCCCGACGAGGTCGTCATGCTCTTTCACGTCGAGGGCGACCGCGAGACGTACGAGGCGGCAATCCGAGCGCGCGCGGACGACGTCGTCTCGGTCTCGATCACCGACGGCGCCGGCGACGCCTTTTTCGTCACCGTTCGCTCGACGGGGACCGAGGTAGGTGATCGGTTGATCGACGCGTTCACGACCCGATCGCTGGTGACGGTGCCGCCGGTCGAGTACCGGTCGGACTGGACGATCCGCTTCGGAGCGATCGGCGAGCCGGACGACCTCCGGGCGGCCATCGACGCGGTTCCCGACGGGATCGACGTGAGGATCGATCGGATCGGTGAGTACGACGCGGGCGGTCCGGGTCCAGCCCTGACCGCGAGACAGCGGGAGGTTCTCAGGGTCGCACGCGAGCACGGCTACTTCGAGGTGCCACGCGAGACGGACGTCGAGACCGTCGCCGAAGCCGTCGGCTGCGCGCCGGGAACGGCCGCAGAACACCTCCGGAAGGCGGAGCGAGCGGTGATCGAAGCGCTCGACCTCGGCTGA
- a CDS encoding XTP/dITP diphosphatase: MRLRFVTGNEGKVREAREYFDGIAEIEQVSFDYTEVQADSIEEIAARGAREAFASLDGDDPVFVEDSGLAIDALSGFPGPYSAYVEDTLGIERVWSLAADEENRRARFRSVIAYASGDRSDPDVETFTGSVAGTLVSPRGDGGFGYDPIFAYNGTTMAEMGTEEKNAISHRGRAFAAFAEWLSQI; the protein is encoded by the coding sequence ATGCGACTGCGATTCGTCACGGGAAACGAGGGGAAGGTACGCGAAGCCCGGGAGTACTTCGACGGGATCGCGGAGATCGAACAGGTGTCGTTCGATTACACCGAAGTTCAGGCCGATTCCATCGAGGAAATCGCGGCCCGTGGAGCGAGGGAGGCGTTCGCGTCGCTCGACGGCGACGACCCCGTCTTCGTCGAAGATTCCGGGCTCGCGATTGACGCACTCTCCGGCTTTCCGGGGCCGTACTCCGCGTACGTCGAAGACACCCTTGGCATCGAGCGCGTCTGGTCGCTCGCGGCCGACGAGGAGAATCGCCGAGCCCGGTTCCGGTCGGTGATCGCGTACGCCTCTGGCGATCGCTCCGATCCGGACGTCGAGACGTTCACCGGCTCGGTCGCGGGCACGCTCGTTTCCCCGCGCGGCGACGGCGGATTCGGCTACGATCCGATCTTCGCGTACAACGGAACGACGATGGCCGAGATGGGGACCGAGGAGAAAAACGCCATCTCACACCGCGGCCGGGCGTTCGCGGCGTTCGCGGAGTGGCTATCACAGATATAA
- a CDS encoding ArsR/SmtB family transcription factor, with amino-acid sequence MTSETSHTEPLQAACDSLDGLYDDTDVDACVTALRDRRPDDAAVSTQAAVFGALANEHRLRALAALREGELCACELQVVLDAPQSTVATHLRTLREAGLVRTRKKGRWTYYRIADTAATELLDLAASIDTGDSE; translated from the coding sequence ATGACCAGTGAAACATCACACACCGAACCGCTCCAGGCCGCCTGCGACTCGCTGGACGGACTCTACGACGATACGGACGTTGACGCCTGCGTAACCGCGCTCAGAGACCGCCGACCCGACGACGCAGCGGTCTCGACGCAGGCGGCCGTCTTCGGCGCGCTGGCGAACGAACACCGGTTGCGAGCGCTGGCGGCGCTTCGCGAGGGAGAACTCTGCGCCTGCGAGTTGCAGGTCGTCCTCGACGCGCCACAGTCGACCGTCGCGACGCACCTCCGGACGCTGCGCGAGGCGGGTCTCGTGCGGACGCGCAAGAAGGGGCGCTGGACGTACTACCGCATCGCTGACACCGCCGCAACCGAACTGCTCGACCTGGCCGCCTCGATCGATACCGGCGACAGCGAGTGA